The window CGCGTCCACGGCGCCATTCTACCGGCCCAAGGCGGGGCCCGCCCGGCGGGGCACCAGGGCGAGCTCGGGCCAGGCCTCAAAGCTCCGCCTCCAGGGGAAGGCGAGGCCCCGGAGGTCCAGCCAGAACCCGTCCAGCTCCACCCGGGGAAAGCCCTCGGCCACGGCCTGGGCCTCCTCGGGGAGGGGCTCGGGGAAGCGGGCCCGCACCCAGGGCCTGCCCACCTCCCCCCACCAGTACTGGAAGTAGGCCTCGGCGAGGCGCGAAAGCCGCCCCTCCCGGTCCTCGAGGAAAAGCCCCCCCTGGGCCAAGGCACTCCCCAGGTTGTTCGCCGGGGTACCCCAGGCGGCCTAGGCGGCGAGGCGGGCGTAGAGGCCCATCCCCTCCAGGTAGGCCATGAGGCGGGGGTCCCCCCGGTTCACCCGGGCGAGGTCGGCCAGGGCCACGGGGTGACGGGCCATGAGGCGGAGGAGGTCCAGGGCGGCCTTTCTCGGGTCCCCACCCCCGTAGACGTAGAGGACGAGGTCGGGGCCCTCGGCCAAGGGCACCGCCACCGCGCGGGCGCTGGCCAAGACCCCGGCCACGGTCTTTTCCAGGGGAAGCCCCTCGTAGGGGGTGACCCGGGCGCGCAAGGCCTCGTCCTCGTAGACCACGGCCACCCGGAGGCCGGGCCTAAAGGCCCTAAGAAGCAGGACCTGGCCCGCCTCGTCGGCCCCGGGGCGGGCGGGGTAGCCCAGGGCCCGGGCCTCCCGGGGGCCCGGGGAGTTCCTCAGGGCGTCGTCCCAAACCGCCTCCAGGTAGACCCCCCGAAGGCCCCTCCAGGAGGCGAGGGCCTGGAGGACCCGGAGGTTCCGCTCCCGCCTCGAGGCGTCCCACCTCGGGACGACGCCGAAGAGGTATAGCGCCCCGCCCCCGCGGGCCTTCCAGGCGAGGAGGGGGGCGAGGCGGGCCAAGGCGTCCTCCGGGGCGAGGGGGAGGTGGCGGCTTTGCACAAGCCCCCCGTAGGCCAAGGCGTCCAGGCTCGCCACAAGCCCCCGCCCGGGGGTGGCGAGGAGCCAGGCCCTCAAGGCCTCGAGGTCGGCCCCCTCCGGTCCCCGGTAGGCCTCCCGGGGCGGACAGAGGACCACCCCCCAGGCGCAGGGGGCGAGGTTGGGGGGGCGGTCGTCCAGGGGAAGGTAGAGGAGCTGGGCGAGGCCCAGGCCCCAGGCCACGAGAAGCGCCCAAAGGCGCGCCACGCCCGCCCTAGCCCTTGACCTTTTCCGCCTCCTCCGCCAGGTAGCGCTCGGCCATCATGGCGGCGCGGGTGCCCGCCCCCACGCTCGTGGTGAGCTGGCGGTAGATGGGGTCGGCCACGTCCCCGGCGGCGAAGATGCCGGGCTCCGAGGTGAAGACCTCGTCCCGCACGGCAATGTACCCGTCGGGCCGGAGCTCCACCACCCCCTTGAGGAAAGCGGTGTTGGGCTCGTGGCCGATGAAGACGAAGACGCCGTCCGTGGGGTAGACGTACTCCTCCCCCGTCTTTAGGTTCTTAAGCCGCACCCCCGTCACCTGGTCCTCCCCCAGGATCTCGGTGACCACGTGGGAGAAGAGGAAGTGCATCTTGGGGTTCTGGAAGGCCCGCTTCTGGGCCACCTTGTTGGCCCTAAGCTCGTCCCGGCGGTGGACCAGGGTCACTTTTCGGGCGAACTTGGTGAGGAAGATCCCCTCCTCCACGGCGGCGTCCCCCCCACCCACCACGACCACCTCCTTGTCCCGGTAGAAGAAGCCGTCGCAGGTGGCGCAGGTGGAAACCCCCCGGCCGTAAAACTTGTCCTCCCCGGGGACCCCAAGCCGCCTCGGGTTCGCCCCCGTGGCCACGATCACCGCCCGGGCGCGGTAGTTCCGCTCGTAGCCCCGGACCAGGTAGCCCCCCTCGGCCTTCTCCAGGCCCAGGACCTCGTCCATGACGATCCGGGCCCCGAACTTCTCCGCCTGCCGCACCATGCGGCTCGCGAGCTCCGGCCCGGAGATGCCCTCGGGGAAGCCCGGGTAGTTCTCCACCTCGTCCGTCTGGGCGATCTGCCCCCCGGGAAGCCCCTTCTCCACGATGACCGTCTTGAGCTGGGCCCGGCCGGCGTAGATCCCGGCGGTAAGCCCCGCGGGCCCCCCGCCGATGATGACCACATCGTAGGTTTCCTCCGCGGCGGGGGCGCTCCCTAGTGCGCTCAGGTTGAACTCCATTCTTTCCCTCCTCCTTGGACGCCAGTTTACCCCCTCACATACCTATAGGGGGTATGCCTCGCCCCATTTTGAGGGGTAAGGGGGAAGGGTGTCAAGAAAAAACCAACCGAGCCGCGGAAAAAACACCCCCGAAGGGGTGTTCCTGGTGACCCCAGGGGGATTCGAACCCCCGTCTCGGCCTTGAGAGGGCCGTGTCCTAGGCCTCTAGACGATGGGGCCATGCGCGGCTCGGCTGGCTTTGGTGACCCCAGGGGGACTCGAACCCCCGCCGCCGGCTTGAAAGGCCGGTGACCTAACCGCTAGTCGATGGGGCCAAAGTTTGGCTGGGGTGCGTGGATTCGAACCACGACCGGCGGATCCAGAGTCCGCTGTCCTACCCTTAGACGACACCCCAGCGATGGGCGCCCGAAGCCTCGGGCAGTCGTTATGGTACACTCTAAGGGGCGGATTGGCAAGCCCCTCCTATGGAACGCGAGGTCATAGAAATCCTCAGCGAGTACCTTTCCCCGCAAGCGGCCGCCAACCTCCTCGCCCGTGCCAAAGCGCGGCTCACCCCGACCACCCCCCAGGACTGGGCGCGGCTTTTGGAGGGGCCGCTTTGGGAGGAGCTACGGGCCATCCTCCCCTTCCGGGAGATGCCCCCCGGGCTTAAGGCCCTCGTCCGGCGGCTCAAGGCGGCCACCCCCCCTCCGCCTAAACCCCTAGGCGAGGCGGTGCCGGAGGCCGCACCGGCCCTCGAGGCGGTGGACCTGGCCGACCCCGAAGAGCGGGACCGCCTCGCCCGGAGCCTCGCCCGCCTCGAGGGGGTGACGGGGGTGGTGGTGGCCCACCCCTCGGGGAAGGCGGAGCTCCCCGAGGGCTTCCCCGTTCCCCTGGACACCGCCCACCTCCTCCTCCGCCGCCAGGGGTACGCCCTCTTTTACCTGCGCACCGCCTCGAGGCTCCTCCTCCTCCGTCCCGTGGGCGGGGGCTTCGTGGGCGTGACGGCCCGGGAGGAGGCCAACGTGGGACAGCTCATGCACAGGCTCAAGCGCCTGGCCCCCAAGGAGGTAAGCGGATGAGAAGAGGTCTGGTCCTGCCCTTCGCCCTCGTCCTTTCCCTGGCCCTGGCCGCGGGCCTCACCGAGCTTTACGACGGCCTGGAGGCCGCCTTGGGCCAGGTGCGCCTGGAAACCCGGCCCAAGCGGTGAACGCCCTCAACCGGGCCCAAAGCCTCCTCCGGGAGGAAGGGGCGCTGCCCCCGGTCCTGCGGGACGCCGCCCTCACCAACCTGCAGGAGGCCCGCCAGTTCGTGGCGCAGAAGAGCGCGGTGGACCTCGAGGCCCGCCTCCTCCTGGTCCGCCACCTCGTGGGCAAGGCCCTCTACGACGCCTTCCTCCAGGCCCAGGGGGAGGAGAAGGCCGCCTTGGGCCAGCGCCTGGCCCGGGCCACGGGCCTTCCCCCCGCCCTGGTGGCCCAGGCCCGCTCCGCCCCCCCCGAGGAGGCCCGGAGGCTCCTGGAGGCCCGCTACCTCCAGGCCATGGCGGAGGACCTGGGCCAAGCCCTCGCCGCCCAGAGCCGCCCCCAGGCCTACCTGGCCCTGGCCCGGGCCTACGCCCGCTACCTCATCGTCCAGGACAGCCCCCAAAGCCGCCTCAAGGCCCAGGACTTCGTCCAGGCCCTGGCCCTCGTCTCCACCGGCCAGCCCTTCCGCCCCGAGGTCCAGAGGCTCCTCGGCCAGATCCAGGCCTGGCGGCAGGACCTCCTCTCCTCGCTCCAACCCTCCACTCCGGTTCCTCCGCCTGCCCAGGCGCGGCCGCCGGAACCTGCGCCCTCCCCCCCTTCCGGCACCCAGGCGAGCCCAGAGGCCCCGTCCGCAGAAGCAGAAACCTTCTACACCCCGGGGTGGATGGACGAGCGCACCGCCCAAACGGTGCGGTTGGCGGCCAGGACCCTTGGCTACAACTACGACTTCCAGCTTCTGGAGGCCGTGGAGGAAGTGCGGGACGAGATCGGGCTTGCAGTAACCGCCCTGGGGCGGGGCGACGCGGAGGAGGGACGGTACCGCCTGGAACGGGCCTTCTACAAGTTCCGCATGCAAGTGGAACCCGTCTTCGTCCACATCCACCCCAGCCTCACAGAGGCGATCTCCCGATCCCTCAACCTCCTTTCTCAAGCCACCGGCATCCGCACCCTGGACGCGCTTACGGCCTATGAAGCCGTTGAGGCTCTCCGGCAAAGCTTCCTCCAAGGTCCAAGGCAGGACCTCTGGCTTAACCTCAAGCTCGCCCTGCTCCAGACCGCAGGCGTTCCCCGGGCGGTCTTCTTCCTTTTGGCTGGGGCCCTGAGCTTCTTCCCCCTTTACCTCCTCCGGCTGACCTTCGGCGGGCGGAACGTCTACTGGAACCTCCTCGGGCTGGCTTTCCTCGTGCTCCTCTTGCCCATCTTCGCCGAGGCCCTCTCTTATTTCGGCTCCATCCTTGCAGACTACGGCAACCTTCCGGCTCTAGCGTTCCTCAGCAACCTCTCCATCGGTCAGGGCCTCTTACCGTACTTGGCCTGGGGGTTCACCATCTTCCTCGTGGTGGCCCTGGCCGGGGCGGGCCTCCGGGGCATCGCCGCCCAGTTCGGACTCCTGCGGGAGCGGGAGCCCGAGGCCTCGAGGCGGGAGACCACCCCCACCCTCACCAGCGAGACCATCGTGGAGTGGGACGAGGAGTTCTGAAGGGGCCTAGTTGCGGAACACCACGTCCTCGCGCCCGAAGACCCAGACGGCCAAACCCAGGGCGAGCAGGGCGTAGACCAGGGTGGAGGCCCAGGTGAGCCCCACCTCCAAAGGGGTAGCGCTTCCCTTGAGGAGAGCATCCATGAGAAGGGCCACGTTGAAGAGAGGGAGGAGGTAATGCCAGGCCTCAATCTCAAGAAAGCCCCTAAACTGCAAAAAGAGCAAGGGAAGGAGGAACAAAAGCTGTAGGGGCGCCATGTAGCTTTGGGCCTCCTTGAAGCTTCTGGCGTAAAGCCCCAGGGCCACCATCACCGCCCCCATGAAGAGGGCGAGGAGGAAGGCGGTGAGGAAGAGGGCGAGGAAGCTTCCCCCATCCAGGCTCACCTGCCCTCCCAGGGCCAGGGTCTCGCCCCTCTCCGTGAGGACGCCTCCGCCAAAGCGGGCGCTCCAGGCCCCGCCCAAGGCGAGCCCCAAAAGCCCCGCCACCCCCGAGAGGAGGGCCATGGCCACCGTGGCCAGGGTCTTGCCCAGGGCCACCTGGACCAGGGGGACTGGGGCGGCCAGAAGGGCCTCGAGGGTCCCCTTCTCCTTCTCCCCCGCCGTGGCGTCCACCGCCACCACCTGGCCTCCGGAGAGGACGAAGACCACCAGAAAAAAGGGGAGGAGGAAGCCCAAAAGCCCTCCGGCCTTCTCCTTCGGGGGGGAGGCGTCCACCACCTCCACGGCGAAGGGGGAGAGGATCTCCTTGGGGAGACCCGCCCGCACCAGGGCCTCGGCCACCTGGGCCTCCTTGAGGGCCTGGAGGGCCCCCTTGACCTTCTCCACGACCACCTGGCTTTCCCCCAAACCCGAGGCCAGGCGGCCGAAAACGCGGTAGGCTCCTTCCCGGAACACCACCCCTGCCGGGAAACGGCCTTCCCGCACCGCCTCTTCGGGGTCCGGCACCGGCACGGGCTTGAGCCGGGCGGCCTCGAGGGCTTTTAGGGCCTCTTCGGGAAGCCCCGCCACCGCCACCTCCTGGACCCTTTCCGCCGCTCCCTGCAGGAGCCGGCTTAGGAAGAGGCTGGGCCCGAACATGAAGACCGGCATCAGCAGGACGGGCAGAACCAAGGTAGAGAAGAGGAGCTTTCGGTCGCGAAAAACCTGGATTAGCTCCTTGCGGAATAGCCGAAGCACCGCCTCCATCAAGCCCCCCTTACCTGGCGCACAAAAGCCCTTTCCAGGCTCCCTTCCCCCAGGGCCAGGGCCTCCTCCTTGGAGCCCTCGTAGACCAGCCGCCCGCGGTGGAGGAAGCCCACCCGGTCCGCCACCTCCTCGGCCTCACCCATGACGTGGGTGGAGTAAATCACGGCGTGGCCCAGGTCCCGGTAGGCCTTCACGAAGTCCAGGAGGGCCCTGCGGGCGAAGATGTCCAGACCCGCCGTGGCCTCGTCCAGGAGGAGGACCTTGGGCCGGTGGAGGATGGCCCGGGCGATGACCACCTTCTGCCGCATCCCGGTGGACATCTCCCCCACCTTCTTGTCCAGGGTCTCCTCCATTTCCAAGAGGTCCACCACCCAGTCCAAGGCCCCGAGAAAGGCCCGCCCTTTGAGGCCGTAGAAGCCCGCGAAGAACTCCAGGACCTCCCGCCCCGTGAGGCGCTCGTAGACCCGCATGCCCCCGTTCACCAGGCCGAGGTTGCGGCGCACCTCGAGGGGCTCCCGCACCACGTCAAAGCCCGCCACTAGCGCCCTCCCGGCGCTCGGGCGGACGAGGGTGGAGAGGAGGCGCAAGGTGGTGGTCTTCCCCGCCCCGTTGGGACCGAGGAGGGCGTAGACCTCCCCGGGCCCCACCCCAAAGGTCAGGCCCTCCACGGCCACGGCCTTGCGGTAGCGCTTGGTAAGACCCTCCGCCTGGACCACGGCGCGAGCTTACCA of the Thermus thermophilus HB8 genome contains:
- the trxB gene encoding thioredoxin-disulfide reductase — protein: MEFNLSALGSAPAAEETYDVVIIGGGPAGLTAGIYAGRAQLKTVIVEKGLPGGQIAQTDEVENYPGFPEGISGPELASRMVRQAEKFGARIVMDEVLGLEKAEGGYLVRGYERNYRARAVIVATGANPRRLGVPGEDKFYGRGVSTCATCDGFFYRDKEVVVVGGGDAAVEEGIFLTKFARKVTLVHRRDELRANKVAQKRAFQNPKMHFLFSHVVTEILGEDQVTGVRLKNLKTGEEYVYPTDGVFVFIGHEPNTAFLKGVVELRPDGYIAVRDEVFTSEPGIFAAGDVADPIYRQLTTSVGAGTRAAMMAERYLAEEAEKVKG
- a CDS encoding ABC transporter permease, translating into MEAVLRLFRKELIQVFRDRKLLFSTLVLPVLLMPVFMFGPSLFLSRLLQGAAERVQEVAVAGLPEEALKALEAARLKPVPVPDPEEAVREGRFPAGVVFREGAYRVFGRLASGLGESQVVVEKVKGALQALKEAQVAEALVRAGLPKEILSPFAVEVVDASPPKEKAGGLLGFLLPFFLVVFVLSGGQVVAVDATAGEKEKGTLEALLAAPVPLVQVALGKTLATVAMALLSGVAGLLGLALGGAWSARFGGGVLTERGETLALGGQVSLDGGSFLALFLTAFLLALFMGAVMVALGLYARSFKEAQSYMAPLQLLFLLPLLFLQFRGFLEIEAWHYLLPLFNVALLMDALLKGSATPLEVGLTWASTLVYALLALGLAVWVFGREDVVFRN
- a CDS encoding ATP-binding cassette domain-containing protein yields the protein MVQAEGLTKRYRKAVAVEGLTFGVGPGEVYALLGPNGAGKTTTLRLLSTLVRPSAGRALVAGFDVVREPLEVRRNLGLVNGGMRVYERLTGREVLEFFAGFYGLKGRAFLGALDWVVDLLEMEETLDKKVGEMSTGMRQKVVIARAILHRPKVLLLDEATAGLDIFARRALLDFVKAYRDLGHAVIYSTHVMGEAEEVADRVGFLHRGRLVYEGSKEEALALGEGSLERAFVRQVRGA